A region from the Lysobacter sp. BMK333-48F3 genome encodes:
- a CDS encoding acetyl-CoA carboxylase carboxyltransferase subunit alpha, whose amino-acid sequence MNPNYLDFEQPIADLEAKIQELRHASSGPAVDIDAEIHALQDKLRLRTAQIFRDLSSWQISQLARHPARPYTLDYLRVMCDEFQELAGDRAFADDKAIVGGLARIAGRSVVVIGHQKGRDTKSKIKRNFGMPRPEGYRKALRLMKLAERFRLPLLTFIDTAGAWPGIDAEERGQSEAIARNLMEMAELKTPVICTVIGEGGSGGALAIGVGDRTLMLEYSTYSVITPEGCASILWKTAEKAKDAAEQLGLTAKRLHDLGLVDKIVREPIGGAHRNPKQMATRLKAVLLNELDALEGVPTEQLLQRRYERLRSYGAYEAA is encoded by the coding sequence ATGAATCCGAACTACCTCGACTTCGAGCAGCCCATCGCCGACCTGGAAGCCAAAATCCAGGAACTGCGCCACGCCAGCAGCGGCCCGGCCGTCGACATCGATGCCGAAATCCACGCCCTGCAGGACAAGCTGCGCCTGCGCACGGCGCAGATCTTCCGCGACCTCTCGTCCTGGCAGATCTCCCAGCTCGCCCGCCACCCCGCCCGCCCCTACACCCTGGATTACCTGCGGGTGATGTGCGACGAGTTCCAGGAACTGGCCGGCGACCGCGCCTTCGCCGACGACAAGGCCATCGTCGGCGGCCTGGCCCGCATCGCCGGCCGCAGCGTGGTGGTGATCGGCCATCAGAAGGGCCGCGACACCAAGAGCAAGATCAAGCGCAATTTCGGCATGCCGCGTCCGGAGGGCTACCGCAAGGCGCTGCGGCTGATGAAGCTGGCCGAGCGTTTCCGCCTGCCGCTGCTGACCTTCATCGACACCGCCGGCGCCTGGCCGGGCATCGACGCCGAAGAACGCGGCCAGTCCGAGGCGATCGCGCGCAATCTGATGGAGATGGCCGAGCTCAAGACACCGGTGATCTGCACCGTGATCGGCGAAGGCGGCTCCGGCGGCGCGCTGGCGATCGGCGTCGGCGACCGCACCTTGATGCTCGAATACAGCACCTATTCGGTGATCACTCCGGAAGGCTGCGCATCGATCCTATGGAAGACCGCCGAGAAGGCCAAGGACGCGGCCGAACAGCTCGGCCTGACCGCCAAGCGCCTGCACGACCTGGGCCTGGTCGACAAGATCGTGCGCGAGCCGATCGGCGGCGCGCACCGTAATCCCAAGCAGATGGCCACCCGCCTGAAGGCGGTGCTGCTCAACGAACTCGACGCGCTGGAAGGCGTGCCGACCGAGCAGTTGCTGCAGCGCCGTTACGAGCGCTTGCGCAGCTACGGCGCTTACGAAGCCGCGTAA
- a CDS encoding tyrosine-protein phosphatase, translating to MIAELYWLPASTSLRLALAPRPRAGDWLDDEMRAWARTGVDVVASLLEPQEIRELGLHGQEQACRVSGMRYLSFPIADRQVPPCLRATRRFCGALADDLRSGLAVVVHCRAGIGRSGLIAACVLQEFGITGDAAFAMLGAARRVQVPDTEQQAQWVRDYAAHRSLSGSAEPRADVHQAR from the coding sequence ATGATTGCAGAACTCTATTGGCTACCCGCCTCGACTTCCTTGCGCCTGGCTCTGGCACCGAGACCGCGCGCCGGCGACTGGCTAGACGACGAGATGCGGGCCTGGGCCCGGACAGGCGTCGATGTCGTGGCGTCGCTGCTCGAGCCGCAGGAGATTCGCGAACTTGGCCTGCACGGCCAGGAACAGGCTTGCCGGGTTTCGGGCATGCGCTACCTTTCGTTTCCGATCGCAGACCGCCAGGTTCCGCCCTGCCTGCGGGCGACGCGGCGTTTCTGCGGCGCGCTTGCCGACGACCTGCGCTCGGGGCTGGCCGTCGTCGTCCACTGCCGCGCCGGCATCGGCCGCAGCGGATTGATCGCAGCCTGCGTACTGCAGGAATTCGGCATCACCGGCGATGCGGCGTTTGCGATGCTCGGCGCTGCGCGGCGGGTTCAAGTACCGGACACCGAGCAACAAGCGCAGTGGGTGCGCGACTATGCGGCGCACCGCTCCTTGAGCGGGTCGGCCGAGCCTCGCGCCGATGTTCACCAGGCGCGCTGA
- a CDS encoding NADH:flavin oxidoreductase/NADH oxidase — MSRLFAPLAQRSLTLRNRLVVSPMCQYSAVDGLPNNWHLVHLGSRAVGGAGLILSEASAVSAEGRISPADTGLWNTAQAEAWHRINCFLRSRGTAVGAQLGHAGRKASVEAPWLGGKPVAPADGGWLPVAPSALPFRSESPVPRALSPIEIRTVVDDFAAAAQRALDACFQLVEIHAAHGYLLHQFLSPLSNRRDDRYGGGYDNRTRLLREVLAAVREVWPERLPLWLRISATDWADGGWDIEQSVALAREVKDLGVDLIDVSSGGLVPNARIPVEPGYQVPFAARIRREAGIATGAVGLITEAAQAERIVADGEADAVLLARELLRDPYFPQRAARELGASLQVPEQYQRAW, encoded by the coding sequence GTGTCCCGGCTTTTCGCTCCGCTCGCGCAACGGTCGCTGACCTTGCGCAACCGCCTGGTGGTCTCGCCCATGTGCCAGTACTCGGCCGTCGACGGGCTGCCGAACAACTGGCATCTGGTCCATCTCGGCAGCCGCGCGGTCGGCGGCGCCGGGCTGATCCTCAGCGAAGCCAGCGCGGTATCGGCGGAAGGACGCATTTCGCCGGCCGATACCGGCCTGTGGAACACCGCCCAGGCCGAGGCCTGGCACCGGATCAACTGCTTCCTGCGTTCGCGCGGCACCGCGGTCGGCGCCCAGCTCGGCCATGCCGGGCGCAAGGCCAGCGTCGAAGCGCCCTGGCTGGGCGGCAAGCCGGTCGCGCCGGCCGACGGCGGCTGGCTGCCGGTGGCGCCGTCGGCGCTGCCGTTCCGCAGCGAGTCGCCGGTGCCGCGCGCGCTGTCGCCGATCGAGATCCGCACCGTGGTCGACGATTTCGCCGCCGCCGCGCAGCGCGCGCTCGACGCTTGCTTCCAACTGGTCGAGATCCACGCCGCGCACGGCTATCTGCTGCACCAGTTCCTGTCGCCGCTGTCGAACCGGCGCGACGACCGCTACGGCGGCGGCTACGACAACCGCACCCGCCTGCTGCGCGAAGTGCTGGCCGCCGTCCGAGAAGTCTGGCCGGAGCGGCTGCCGCTGTGGCTGCGCATCTCCGCCACCGACTGGGCCGACGGCGGCTGGGACATCGAGCAGAGCGTCGCCCTGGCGCGCGAGGTGAAGGACTTGGGCGTCGACCTGATCGACGTGTCCAGCGGCGGCCTGGTGCCGAACGCGCGCATTCCGGTCGAACCCGGATACCAGGTGCCGTTCGCCGCGCGCATCCGCCGCGAAGCCGGCATCGCCACCGGCGCGGTCGGCCTGATCACCGAAGCCGCGCAGGCCGAGCGCATCGTCGCCGACGGCGAGGCCGACGCGGTGCTGCTGGCGCGCGAGTTGCTGCGCGACCCGTATTTCCCGCAGCGCGCCGCGCGCGAGCTGGGCGCGAGTCTGCAGGTGCCGGAGCAGTATCAGCGCGCCTGGTGA
- the dnaE gene encoding DNA polymerase III subunit alpha, whose protein sequence is MSAPFVHLHLHSEYSLADSTIRIGDLVKRCVAHGQPAVALTDLDNLFAAVKFYKTCEGAGIKPIIGADVHLADGNEAASRLTLLCRDRGGYLTLSRLLTRAWMEGHRTEGVVLRPEWLREDNDGLFAMAGRHSLAGRLAATNRHELAHAWLVDWQGVFGDRLHLELTRTRRDGEEAFNAFALHAAGKRGLPVVASNDARFLDADGFDAHEARVCIASGRVLDDPKRPRDYSEEQYLKSSEEMAELFADVPDAIDNALALATRCNVELKLGEYALPAFPVPSDHTIESWLRSQSREGLAKRLEKNPLAPGKTREEYDERLEVELDVIIKMGFPGYFLIVADFINWAKDHEIPVGPGRGSGAGSLVAWALGITDLDPLPYDLLFERFLNPERVSMPDFDIDFCMDRRDEVIDYVARKYGRDRVSQIITYGTMAAKAVVRDAGRVLGHPYGFVDGIAKLIPNTLGISLDDALGESEAARKNPELASADLIQRYRNEDDVRDLMDLARSLEDLTRNAGKHAGGVVIAPSPLSDFCPLFAEHDGEGRGKSPVTQFDKDDVEAVGLVKFDFLGLRTLTIIDWAVRAINKRRAKEGKEPLDVNALELTDKETYELFARGDTVAVFQFESRGMRELLKRAKPDTFEDIIALAALFRPGPLGSGMDKDWVDRKHGNAEVTYPHDSLEPVLSPTYGVIVYQEQVMQIAQVLAGYTLGGADMLRRAMGKKKPEEMAKERAKFEAGCAERNIPAKQASPIFDLMEKFAEYGFNKSHSAAYALVAYQTGWLKRHYGAEFMAATCSSDMDNTDKVVNFLDEARVMGITVLPPHVNESEYMFEAIDADTIRYGIGAVKGVGRGVCEAIVEARRAGPFVDLLDFCKRVDSGKLNRRALEALTHAGALDGLGKNRASLMIQLPEVLKATDQLAKERAAGQVSLFGGFEAAAPALHLDLSETEEWPLAQILHGERETLGHYLSGHPFDPYREELRGLVGNDLGELEKIWEGRPESARGGWRPELEVIIAGQVVGLRKKGDSQMFVQIEDGRGRLECAFFSETYSEFASMLARDRLLVIQGGLREDSFSGGFALRAARCWDYNQVCARYAQRLSLRVDLRVPGAWQRVDALLAKQRPGNTPIRLDLLRQGAAGMLDLNGPQSVRIDAELTGILRAQPGVRAVKLSLNKPWAQS, encoded by the coding sequence ATGTCCGCTCCATTCGTTCATCTTCACTTGCACAGCGAGTACTCGCTCGCCGACTCGACGATCCGCATCGGCGATCTGGTCAAGCGCTGCGTCGCTCACGGCCAGCCCGCGGTCGCCCTGACCGATCTCGACAACCTGTTCGCCGCGGTCAAGTTCTACAAGACCTGCGAAGGCGCCGGGATCAAGCCGATCATCGGCGCCGACGTGCACCTGGCCGACGGCAACGAGGCCGCCTCGCGCCTGACCCTGCTGTGCCGCGACCGCGGCGGCTACCTGACCCTGTCGCGCCTGCTGACCCGGGCCTGGATGGAAGGCCACCGCACCGAAGGCGTGGTGCTGCGTCCGGAATGGCTGCGCGAGGACAACGACGGCCTGTTCGCCATGGCCGGCCGGCACAGCCTGGCCGGGCGCCTGGCCGCGACCAATCGCCACGAGCTGGCCCACGCCTGGCTGGTCGACTGGCAGGGCGTATTCGGCGATCGCCTGCACCTGGAACTGACCCGCACCCGCCGCGACGGCGAGGAAGCCTTCAACGCCTTCGCCCTGCACGCCGCCGGCAAGCGCGGCCTGCCGGTGGTGGCCAGCAACGACGCGCGCTTCCTCGACGCCGACGGTTTCGACGCGCACGAGGCGCGGGTGTGCATCGCCTCCGGCCGCGTGCTCGACGACCCCAAGCGGCCGCGCGACTACAGCGAGGAGCAATACCTCAAGTCCAGCGAGGAAATGGCCGAGCTGTTCGCCGACGTGCCCGACGCGATCGACAACGCGCTGGCCCTGGCGACGCGCTGCAACGTCGAACTCAAGCTCGGCGAATACGCCCTGCCGGCGTTCCCGGTGCCCAGCGACCACACCATCGAATCCTGGCTGCGCTCGCAATCGCGCGAGGGCCTGGCCAAGCGCCTGGAGAAGAATCCGCTCGCCCCGGGCAAGACCCGCGAGGAGTACGACGAACGCCTGGAAGTCGAGCTGGACGTCATCATCAAGATGGGCTTCCCCGGCTACTTCCTGATCGTCGCCGACTTCATCAACTGGGCCAAGGACCACGAGATTCCGGTCGGCCCGGGCCGCGGTTCGGGCGCCGGCTCGCTGGTCGCCTGGGCGCTGGGCATCACCGACCTGGATCCGCTGCCCTACGACCTGCTGTTCGAGCGCTTCCTCAATCCCGAACGCGTGTCGATGCCCGACTTCGACATCGACTTCTGCATGGACCGGCGCGACGAGGTCATCGACTACGTCGCCCGCAAGTACGGCCGCGACCGCGTCTCGCAGATCATCACCTACGGCACCATGGCGGCGAAGGCGGTGGTGCGCGACGCCGGCCGCGTGCTCGGCCATCCCTACGGCTTCGTCGACGGCATCGCCAAGCTGATCCCGAACACCCTGGGGATCTCGCTCGACGACGCCCTGGGCGAGTCCGAGGCGGCGCGCAAGAATCCCGAACTGGCCTCGGCCGACCTGATCCAGCGCTATCGCAACGAAGACGACGTGCGCGACCTGATGGATCTGGCGCGCAGCCTGGAAGACCTGACCCGCAACGCCGGCAAGCACGCCGGCGGCGTGGTGATCGCGCCCAGCCCGCTGTCGGACTTCTGCCCGCTGTTCGCCGAACACGACGGCGAGGGCCGCGGCAAGAGCCCGGTGACCCAGTTCGACAAGGACGACGTCGAAGCGGTCGGCCTGGTCAAGTTCGACTTCCTCGGCCTGCGCACGCTGACGATCATCGATTGGGCGGTGCGCGCGATCAACAAGCGCCGCGCCAAGGAAGGCAAGGAGCCGCTCGACGTCAACGCCCTGGAGCTGACCGACAAGGAAACCTACGAGCTGTTCGCCCGCGGCGACACGGTCGCGGTATTCCAGTTCGAATCGCGCGGCATGCGCGAGCTGCTCAAGCGCGCCAAGCCCGACACCTTCGAAGACATCATCGCCCTCGCCGCGCTGTTCCGTCCCGGCCCGCTGGGCTCGGGGATGGACAAGGACTGGGTCGACCGCAAGCACGGCAACGCCGAGGTCACCTACCCGCACGACTCGCTGGAACCGGTGCTGTCGCCGACCTACGGCGTCATCGTCTACCAGGAACAGGTGATGCAGATCGCCCAGGTCCTGGCCGGCTACACCCTGGGCGGCGCGGACATGCTGCGCCGCGCGATGGGCAAGAAGAAGCCTGAGGAAATGGCCAAGGAGCGGGCCAAGTTCGAGGCTGGCTGCGCCGAGCGCAACATCCCGGCCAAGCAGGCCAGCCCGATCTTCGACTTGATGGAGAAGTTCGCCGAGTACGGCTTCAACAAGTCGCACTCGGCCGCCTACGCCCTGGTCGCCTACCAGACCGGCTGGCTCAAGCGCCATTACGGCGCCGAGTTCATGGCCGCGACCTGTTCGTCGGACATGGACAACACCGACAAGGTGGTGAACTTCCTCGACGAAGCGCGGGTGATGGGCATCACCGTGCTGCCGCCGCACGTCAACGAATCGGAGTACATGTTCGAGGCGATCGACGCCGACACCATCCGCTACGGCATCGGCGCGGTGAAGGGCGTCGGCCGCGGCGTCTGCGAGGCGATCGTCGAGGCGCGCCGCGCCGGGCCGTTCGTCGACCTGCTCGACTTCTGCAAGCGCGTCGACAGCGGCAAGCTCAACCGCCGCGCGCTGGAAGCGCTGACCCATGCCGGCGCGCTCGACGGCCTGGGCAAGAACCGGGCGAGCCTGATGATCCAGCTGCCGGAAGTGCTCAAGGCCACCGACCAGTTGGCCAAGGAGCGCGCGGCCGGCCAGGTCTCGCTGTTCGGCGGCTTCGAGGCGGCGGCGCCGGCGCTGCACCTGGACCTGTCGGAAACCGAGGAGTGGCCGCTGGCGCAGATCCTGCACGGCGAGCGCGAGACCCTCGGCCATTACCTCAGCGGCCACCCCTTCGATCCTTACCGCGAGGAACTGCGCGGCTTGGTCGGCAACGACCTGGGCGAGTTGGAGAAGATCTGGGAAGGCCGCCCGGAAAGCGCGCGCGGCGGCTGGCGCCCGGAGCTGGAGGTCATCATCGCCGGCCAGGTGGTCGGCCTGCGCAAGAAGGGCGACAGCCAGATGTTCGTGCAGATCGAGGACGGCCGCGGCCGCCTGGAGTGCGCGTTCTTCTCCGAGACCTATAGCGAGTTCGCTTCGATGCTGGCGCGCGACCGCCTGCTGGTGATCCAGGGCGGCCTGCGCGAGGACTCCTTCAGTGGCGGCTTCGCCCTGCGCGCGGCGCGCTGCTGGGACTACAACCAGGTCTGCGCGCGCTACGCCCAGCGGCTGTCGCTGCGGGTCGACCTGCGCGTGCCCGGCGCCTGGCAGCGGGTCGACGCCTTGCTGGCCAAGCAGCGCCCCGGCAACACCCCGATCCGGCTCGACCTGCTGCGCCAGGGCGCGGCCGGCATGCTCGACCTGAACGGCCCGCAGTCGGTGCGCATCGACGCCGAGCTGACCGGCATCCTGCGCGCCCAGCCCGGGGTCCGCGCGGTCAAGCTGAGCTTGAACAAACCCTGGGCGCAGAGCTAG
- a CDS encoding transglycosylase domain-containing protein, with amino-acid sequence MDVRTAPPRNDARRWPLRAFGYLAALPVALFCLAVAFCYGLYWQGLADIPAELPQARRTYPTELRRLYWRAHDGQGEIRLPRSSSPRLASELLRIAASSQARPPRPSAAWQVLSQSARVMLAELEPAPGPNLRRHQTEFSLQILLSRERSGEQLIDYLLDRSYFGQDAAHRPIHGIEAASSHYYGLPVERLTAAEQLALLVLPRGPYYFDPACNPERFQQRYAFLLGRVGLVPANTTEHSPPPRMRIGGCSRKARAKPVAPNVEPSTT; translated from the coding sequence ATGGACGTCCGGACCGCCCCACCCCGCAACGACGCCCGGCGCTGGCCGCTGCGGGCGTTCGGCTATCTGGCGGCGCTGCCGGTGGCGCTGTTCTGCCTGGCGGTCGCGTTTTGCTATGGCCTGTACTGGCAGGGCCTGGCCGATATCCCGGCCGAGTTGCCGCAAGCGCGGCGCACGTATCCAACCGAGTTGCGCCGCTTGTACTGGCGAGCGCACGACGGCCAAGGCGAGATCCGCCTGCCGCGATCGAGTTCGCCGCGCCTGGCGAGCGAGCTGTTACGGATTGCGGCAAGCAGCCAAGCGCGACCGCCGAGACCGTCCGCGGCCTGGCAGGTCCTCAGCCAGTCCGCCCGCGTAATGCTGGCCGAACTCGAACCCGCGCCGGGCCCGAATTTGCGCCGGCACCAGACCGAATTCTCGCTGCAGATCCTGCTCAGCCGCGAGCGCAGCGGCGAGCAGTTGATCGACTACCTGCTCGATCGCAGCTACTTCGGCCAGGACGCAGCCCATCGACCCATCCACGGCATCGAAGCCGCCTCGTCGCACTACTACGGCCTGCCGGTCGAACGACTGACGGCCGCCGAACAGCTCGCCCTGCTGGTGCTGCCGCGCGGTCCGTACTACTTCGATCCGGCTTGCAATCCCGAGCGGTTCCAGCAGCGCTATGCGTTCCTGCTCGGCCGCGTCGGCCTGGTTCCGGCGAACACCACCGAGCATTCCCCGCCTCCGCGCATGCGCATAGGCGGATGCTCACGCAAGGCACGCGCCAAGCCGGTTGCACCGAACGTCGAGCCATCGACGACTTAG